In the genome of Ananas comosus cultivar F153 linkage group 11, ASM154086v1, whole genome shotgun sequence, one region contains:
- the LOC109717514 gene encoding uncharacterized protein LOC109717514: protein MSRSSCSMVRNRVYQFLSWNVRGLNDPAKYFRSVGATGAKGGLLTAWNPSLFDLIDERADTFSLSVALRRKSDGRVLSVSNIYGPACATFQQEFFRQLRSLEHFSRGVWVALGDFNTLLSPLDKNGTLSSPTHTLLFKELVRDLGLFDLPLLNKSYTWTNARRSPTLERLDRALISQDWQLLFPLSFLRALPRPRSDYSPIVLSAHTFMPSPNLFRFESFWFRCPSIGSIINQAWSSSGPYSNLVQRFASRIKSVQLALRSWSAGLTTLIKVESDLSLAWIDWLDRAEGTRALTEAKCSCLGVEQPPRATVNLVSLYGGEDFDLSSLQAPFTVDEVELAIFLCAPDKVPGPDGFPMLFYQRFWSILKADVMELFECFYNGTLDLSGLNCSWICPIPKKKSVVSARDLRPISLVHSLPKIFSKVFTTRLQCFMDKLINLFQGAFIKGRYIFDNFLTAHILIHHLHNSKQQAALLKIDFERDHINWHFLLELL from the exons ATGTCGAGATCCTCTTGTTCTATGGTTAGAAACAGGGTATATCAGTTTTTGTCTTGGAATGTACGGGGGCTCAATGACCCCGCCAAAT ATTTTCGTTCTGTTGGTGCTACTGGGGCCAAGGGGGGCCTACTCACAGCCTGGAATCCTTCTCTTTTCGATCTCATTGATGAACGGGCTgacactttttctctctctgttgCCCTGCGAAGGAAATCGGATGGAAGGGTACTCTCGGTCTCCAACATCTATGGTCCTGCTTGTGCTACTTTTCAGCAAGAATTTTTCCGGCAACTCAGATCCCTCGAGCATTTTTCTAGAGGGGTTTGGGTCGCATTGGGGGATTTCAATACTCTCCTCTCACCTCTCGACAAAAATGGGACCCTATCGAGCCCCACTCACACTCTGTTGTTCAAGGAGCTCGTCAGAGATTTAGGCCTATTCGATCTCCCCCTCTTAAACAAATCCTATACCTGGACCAATGCTAGGCGCTCTCCCACTCTCGAGCGGCTCGATCGCGCTCTCATCTCGCAGGATTGGCAACTTCTCTTTCCCCTCTCCTTCTTAAGAGCGCTTCCCCGGCCCCGATCCGATTACTCGCCGATTGTCCTCTCGGCGCATACTTTTATGCCGTCACCTAATCTGTTCAGGTTCGAATCCTTCTGGTTCCGGTGCCCGTCCATTGGTAGCATCATCAACCAAGCCTGGAGCTCGTCGGGGCCCTACTCGAACCTCGTTCAGCGTTTTGCCTCGAGAATCAAGAGCGTCCAACTGGCCCTCCGATCTTGGTCGGCGGGGCTCACCACTTTAATCAAGGTTGAGTCTGACTTATCCCTCGCCTGGATTGATTGGCTCGATCGGGCTGAGGGAACCAGGGCCTTGACTGAAGCAAAGTGCAG TTGCCTTGGAGTCGAGCAGCCGCCTCGCGCGACTGTCAATCTGGTCTCTCTCTACGGCGGAGAGGACTTTGATCTTTCTAGTCTCCAAGCCCCCTTCACTGTTGACGAAGTTGAGTTGGCCATCTTTCTTTGTGCACCGGATAAGGTCCCGGGCCCGGATGGCTTCCCGATGCTCTTCTACCAAAGATTCTGGAGCATCCTCAAGGCGGACGTCATGGAGTTATTCGAGTGCTTTTATAATGGGACCTTGGACCTGAGTGGACTTAACTGCAGCTGGATCTGCCCTATCCCAAAGAAAAAATCTGTTGTCTCCGCAAGGGATCTTCGGCCAATTAGTCTGGTACACAGTTTGCCCAAGATCTTCTCGAAAGTGTTTACAACCAGACTTCAATGCTTTATGGATAAGCTTATCAACCTCTTTCAAGGGGCATTCATCAAAGGCCGCTATATCTTCGATAACTTTCTTACTGCGCATATCCTTATCCATCATCTTCACAACTCCAAACAGCAGGCGGCCCTCCTCAAAATCGATTTCGAGCGCGATCACATCAATTGGCACTTCCTTTTGGAGCTGCTTTGA